Genomic window (Equus asinus isolate D_3611 breed Donkey chromosome 8, EquAss-T2T_v2, whole genome shotgun sequence):
GAGAGAACTTTGTGCAAGGAGAAAGAACCTACTCTATGTGTGTCATAGAAAATTCATATAACTGGTTACGTAAGGATTGATACAGGGGACATATGGAAGTAGCTTCACAAAGACTGAGAGAAATTTTGGGATAAATGCttgataaatttttattaaatggaaataatattttggggGCAGCATTTCTATCTATATTACTGCTGGCATTAAGGAGGACCCAGAATCCTTCAGGATATACAATGTTTCCTGCTTCCTGAAGTGAACACAGAATAGGTCCTGGATGGCCCTTCTGGTGACAAGATGATTATTATGTTCACAGTTAACACCACTGATCAAGTATAGATCCTAAAGCATGCTGGCCAGGGCAGATGTTTTCTCCCTGAGTTTCAACAAGGAAGAAGTCCACAACTTTTATCCTCCACCCTGAGGGAACAGAGGATGTCCCCTGGGGAGAGTCTCCCTCCTGTAACCCTGACCCACATCAATGACGGTTTTCTATCCCTTTGTCTACCCACATGGGCACCCTGCCCTCATCCTAGGTGCCCTGTCTCCACAGAGGCCGGACAGGGTGACTCAGGTGAGGCACCTGGAATCAGGACGTTTGTCCGAGTTGCCTTCCTCTCAGACCAGGCCTGCAGTGGCTGCCCTGAGTAATGCAGCAGGGATGTGGGCAGTGCAGAGAGCTCTAGAAAATGTAGGGAGGCTGACTGGGTCAGAGGAAACAGCTGGCAGAACTCCAAACCAGAGCCTTTCAGATGAATTTTTAGCCAACTAGAAAAAGATTCTAGGTGATACCGTTGTTGCTAGTAGAAAAGATTGTGTGAAGAAGCTGTGAGGCTGGGAGATCCCCAGGTATGACGCAGTCTCCACTCCACAGCCGCAAAACAGAACTGAGGGACATTTCCCCCTTAGAACAGAAGGGAGGGCATGGGCCACAGGCCTCTCTGCTGCTCTGAGGGACCCTGGGGTAGCgctgagggaactgaggcacctTCAAGGTCCCTCTCTGACCATTCTTCCTGGCCCCCAACCCTATTCCAGGTCTGAGTTTGATGTTCCTCCTTTATGCTTCCACCCCACGGTGGAAACTCTCTTTATTCTGGAGTTATCCTGATCTTGATGCACCACTGCTGGTGGAAGCCCAGTGGCAAATATCCCAGTCTCAGGGGCTGTGGAACTAGGCACCTCATACAGAATATTGGAGTAACAAACTGCCTCCATGCGCCACTAATGGAAACTTGCTTTTGTTGCCTcttccctatttctttttaccTGGCAAACTCCTTATATTCTGCTTTTACATCCTGTTGtctgttttaaaaggaaaacataaaatacagggaagagagagagggagggagagaaggagagagggcgATACTTATTGTCTTGTTTATTAatgtttgccaggcactgttctaactgCTTTAAAGCCATTTAGTACTGCCCCCAGTCATGAACGAGAGGAGCCTGATAAACAATATatttactaagaaaaatatattgataCTTCTGCCATTTGGGGTTTGACGCTTAGGGCTCACACAGTAATCTGTAACTCTAAACATCTGCTCCCTTATTAACACTACTAGGGTCCAGGCAATGCTTCTGCACATCGTTTGCTCTCTGTCCTTGAAACTAAAGGTGACTGTGTCTCAATCCTGTGAAGGTTTGTAGATTGTGCCTTGCTGACATTAGATGACCCCGTTTCATGGTCAGGGAGGATTTAAGCAGCTGAAGAGCCTATAAGAAAAAAGCCAACAACTTCTCAAATACTTTCATTCAAAGAGCAGGAATGCAGTAGATTCTTGCATAATGTGGAATTACTTGCCAGCAGGGCTGGGTGtatatttttttgcttgttttcttgctTCATTTATTAACCTGATATTTCTAACAGTTGCACATGGCAGCTGAgaacattttgcaatattaaaGAAGTCATAATACTCTTAAGTTTGTATATTTGAAGATCTAGATGTAAAAATGCTTGAAACATGATCCACATTTTACAAAGAGAagcctcaggcaaaaagaggttCAGTCATTTGTAGACTCTCATACAGCACATTAATGGCGGAACTGCAGCTGAAAATCATTTCCTTCTAAGAGCTCCGTTCCTCCCACCATAACTTAAGGCTCCTCCGAGTGTCTAAGATAATAGAAGTGAACATCCCTGTGACAATAATTTTCCCTTCCCTGAGATATGATCCCCACTTATTTTCCCCTACTAAAACTTCCAAGTATAAGAACTATAGGTTTCAACAAAATATCACAAAGATGTCAACTCTTGAATCATTTTTCTTTCGGTTCTTTAAACCCTCAAGGCATTCAATCTTCAGATCTATAACTGAGAGAAAATCTTCGCCTTAAATGTTCATCCAGTGCAATGTGATGAAGACACAGTGCCAGGCAGTGGACTGAGAACGTTCATAAAAAATGTCTGCCCAGAGACAGCTGAGGTCCTTCAGCTCCAGTGCTCATTGGTTCCTTTCCTAGGGCCTCTCCAATTCTATCCTTCATGGAAGCCTCACAGGTTTTTTATTCTCTGAAGTAGGTACATTAGAGCCACCAGGTGCGAGCTGTGTTGCCTACCATTACTTCTTCCTTTGTTCCCAATTATGTCTGGGAAGATGGCTCCGCAGATCCCCAGGGGCCTTTGGACAGCAGCTATGATGGCGATGCTGGTGGTGCTGAGCACCCCGGTGGCTGAGGGCAGAGACTCTCCACGTGAGTGCAGGGCAGCTGCTCTCCAGAGCCACCACCCTGGGGAACAGGCTCTGAATGAGCCTTGGGCTGGGGTGTGGGGGATTCTGTGATCTCAGAATACAGTCTTTCTATGGGGAAGAGAGGTATGTTAcattctcatttcctcctcctaATGTCGAGGTGAGGACAATCCCCATCTCACAAGCTGAAGCTGGGAAGGAGACAAAGCCTGCATCTGCCACCAGCGCTAGGACAAAGTGAGCATGGGGTTATTTTTGAAGATatgaatttctccaaagaagatgcagCAGGATTTGTCATTTCAGAGTCTGGGACTCTGGGTTGGGAAAATGTAGGGCAGCAATGGTCTCCGTAGTCTCATATTTGAGGAAAGAACTCTACACTCCTGACTCTGAGTGGAGGGCTCGTGGAGGCAAACTCTGGGTATTTGAGTGAAGCTGACAGGGTGATCACAGTCAGGGAGTCTTCAAGTTTCACAGATTTATGGTCAAATAGTAACTTGAGTGGGATTCAGAGACTTGAGTTAAAGGTGGACTAAATTTAGCAGACAGTAGAATGTAAAGAAGGAAAGTAATACATATTGAGAAACCATTCATTTCAGACACAGATTAGAATCTTCATGTGAATTCTCAATCTTCCTAACACCCATGTGTAGGTATTATGACTCCCTTTTGTACAATTATACTTACCGTATAGATACTCTGTTAAGTAACCTGCCAGAGCTGGTAATTGGCACGGTTTAACTGGAGTCTAATTTATCTAATTTGAAAGCCTGCGCTCTTTCCATGAATCAAATGTTCTTTTCTAGGACACAGGAGGTATCCTCTCTTCTAACCACACAGGAGTCAGAGAGCCTCACACTGCGGTGGGATGGGGGTGGCAGAAACTCAGAGTAAACCCGGCATGGGTAAGGGAGGCCCTTTATCCAAGAACAAGAGAATCTACCTGTCAGGACTAGGACAAGCTTCATTCTTGACCTTTCCTGTCATTCTCTTGAACTCTTGTGATTACGCGGACACTTGTTTGTCTCTGAGGCCCCCAGGAGTTCTACGGAAAATAGGATTTCACGAGAGAACGTCCTGATTCCTCTAAGTACAGGGACTGGTGTAAAATAACCCTATTGCCCTCTTTACTCAGTTCACAGGTCCCGgggctttcctttccttctctcataTGAAGGCAATTCTGGAAGCCCTCAGAGCGGGGCGGGAAGGCCTGCGGAAGAGCTGCCTGAGCATCCTGGGTTCAAAGCCGGAGGCGCGAGGCCGGGTGGGGTGGGAACCCAAGGTGACAGCCTGGTTTTAGGTTTATCCGATCCAACCGGCCGCGACCCAGAACGCCGGCCAGCAGAGCGGCTGCTGCGTTGGGCTGTGGGGCTGAGGCCGGACTGACGGCAGGGCTGTGATCCCCCGCAGAGGATTTCGTGTTCCAGCTTAAGGGCCAGTGCTACTTCACCAACGGGACGGAGCGGGTGCGGCTCGTGACCAGACTCATCTACAACCGGGAGGAGTTCGTGCGCTTCGACAGCGACGTGGGGGAGTTCCAGGCAGTGACCGAGCTGGGGCGGCACATTGCCAAGGACTGGAACGGACAGAAGGACGTCCTGGAGCAGAAGCGGGCCGAGCTGGACACGGTGTGCAGACACAACTACCAGGTGGAGGCCCTCACGACCTTACAGCGCCGAGGTGAGCGCCGGCTGCCCGCCCTCCGCGGGGCCACTCTCGGCGGCGGGCGAGTCTCGGAGCTGGGAGGGCGGTAGGGGGCCCAcggaggggacagggagggggcgggtcccgcggcggaggggcggggacAGAGGGCAACTCGGGGACCGACGTCtgcagcccccctccccccagcatcACCATTCACTTCAGACATAGACATTTTGAAAGTTAATCATACTCATTTAATGAGCATCTATTTCTAGACAATTAGCTGACCAAACATGGTCTATATTTTGCCGTTTAATTTCACAACTACTTGTGTGTTAGGGATTAGCGTCACCACTTTAATAATATGCTAATAGTGGTACATAATAAACACTTTAAGTGATCAGTCCACAGTTACCCACCAGGTCCTGAAGTCTCCCCAAAATACGCAATAGTCATTATGTTCTTTATTACCTGTATATAGAGTCTAATGGGAGGAAAGCCTCGTTAAAGCCTATTATGACCAGAAGCAGCAATAGGAGACTCTTCTGGCGTATTTTCAATGTTGGTGGGGCGAAGTGATATTGTCAGGGGATTGAAAATTCACGGATTAATCCCTAGCCCGACTCTGGTGTTACCTATGCACGTTCATGTAACTTTTAGCTGATTTTACACTCTCTTGCCTTCTGACCCAGATTGGTAGTGCCACCAAGTACTTATATTTTTGCTATTTCagttgtttttcataaaaattattctaaCATTCTTTTCTTGAATTTGTGCCCTCTATTTTTATTCCCAATCTGTTTAAGATGAACAGATTTTATAAATCCATATGGCTGACCATGATTtcagtctgactccagaaatGAGAACCTGAACAAGAGTTAAAGTTTGGGCTGAAGACATGATTCCTTCCTGGTGATGGCTCACGAGTGCCATTTAACTGGGGTGCCAAGACTGCCCGCTGACCTCGGCAAGTCCCATGTTTACATTACATTCTCATTAACCCAGGCCCACCTCTGCAAGAATCTCAGAATATTTTCTACAGAGAACATACATGATGATAATGTCTGATTTCAGAACAAGAAAGTAATTCTTAATAACAAGGGGATGGAGTAGGGAAGCCAGCTAGTAATTAAACTCTAATgttaaaagaaaagtataaaaaaaaaagaaaatgagagaacataatatattatcaaataaataaaacataaataaataaataaaacatagtttCTCACTAAGGGGATAAGGGAGATGCAGTGAAATGGCTGGACAGGTAAAGGAGAAGATGTGTGAAATAAGTAGGGAGAGGTGTGTGGTATTTAACCATGAGTAGCAATCTGAGAATATACAGGAATCGAGGCAGGAgctatttgttttcaaatttccctttcttttccttcaaaaatcacacacttttgaaataatattcatttttttttgtctctgttaCTAAATTACAAGTTCTGTAAGGGCAGGGACTATGATCTGTTGTTTATATTTGGATTCCCAGTGCTTGTCAAGtttatgtttgttgaatgaatgaataagtgaatcaatgaatgaataaaatataagtgGCAAATATGATGCAGAGATGGAAGTTCATGTAtttaataatatacatttttttttgtggGAATTCATCACAGAATGGCATTTGAGCAAAGGTTAGCCTAAAAGCTGAGAGGGATGCTTTGTTGATCTGCAACTGGTAAGAAGTGCTCTTGCTCTCAAAGTTTGTTAGTATTACAGGCTGAGAATTATGGGATATAGCctttttgagaagcactgctttgtAGGAAGGATGTGATGGTCACTGCTGTCCTACTTCATTGGACGTAGAAATGTCTATACATTCTTAATGCTCAGTCCATGTTACCTTTTGTGAGGCCATGACTAGTGTTGATGGACTCCCGGCCAGGAGAGAGTCAAAGCTGCTGTATTTTCTCTACTGTGAGGAGCACAGGGACTAACAGAAAACAGTGTCACTGCCCTAGCATGAGTCACTAGAGCTAATCCTGGTGATCAACTTCAATAGAAGTGAGGGAAAGGATGTCctggtttattatttttacttttataaattttttgaatAGTAGCCTCTGTAACAAAacaatttatgattttaaagtggTTTATTTTTATCAATTAGTATCAACAGAATAACTACCATAGGATGATTACTGTTATCTCTTGAGACCCTGAAAGTAGACTAACTAATGCGTTTATTGAAGTTAATAAAGTGGCCATGCTCAAATCATAACCCAAGACTTGGAGTCCAGGGATCTCTACTCTGGTACCAAGGATGACTCTCCCCATGCGGAGACTTGCCGTGTGGTCTCACATCTCACTATGTCTTTTCCTCCCTTCAGTGGAACCCAGAGTGACCATCTCCCCATCCAGGACAGGGGTTCTAAACCACCACAACCTGCTGGTCTGCTCGGTGACAGATTTCTATCCGGGCCAGATCAAAGTTCGGTGGTTCCGGAATGACCAGGAGGAGAGAGCCGGTATTGTGTCAACCCCCCTTATTAGGAACGGAGACTGGACCTTCCAGATCCTTGTGATGCTGGAAATGACCCCCCAGCGAGGAGATGTCTACACCTGCCACGTGGAGCACCCCAGCCCCCAGAGCCCCATCACAGTGGAGTGGCGTAAGTAACaaaaatttgtttcctttcaaTGTGGGCTCCACAAGACAGAAGGCAGAGCTTCCATTGGCCCCTCCCATCTCATCCCTTATCCTCGATGTCACTACAGAGCTGGAAATCACAATAGACTAGAGTGCCTCTTGTCCCATGGCAGGAGCATCAGAGGAATTCTGATCTTATTGTCTTTCTTGATAATAGAGAGATCACCCTACACATCATGGCCCCAGAAACCAGCCCTGATAGCTCTGAAGGATTGACTTTTATTATAGTTGGTGCCTGGGATCTTAGGGTCTAAGGTTATGAAGGTGTCCTGAGGAGCAGAGATCCTCCCACTCTCTCATCCACCCACTATGTCCAAGGATTTATTGGCAGGTCCCTTCCTCCCCTAGGAGTGGTCAGAATTGAGAACTGGGTTGCCCTGGCATCTCTACCTCCTGTATCTCAGACTGGACTTCAGGCTTCCCAAAGGGACCCTGTGAAGGGTGGGGCAGGCCCTGACACTCAGGCTCTGCTCCCCAGGGACACACTCTGAATCTGCCCAGAGCAAGATACTCTGTGGAATCGGGAGCTTCGTGCTGGGGCTGATCTTCCTTGGGCTGAGTCTCATCATCCATCACAGGAGCCAGAAGGGTAAGGCACTGTGGGGAAACAGAGAAGATGAGCTGAGACTGAGACCCTCTGCTCAGGGGTCCTCTGCCTCTAGCTGTTCAGGGAGACCTCCTCCTCTTGACCTGGAAAGGAAGGAGGCTGGTCTGGCAGTGGGAGGAGATGGAACAACCTGCGGGGAAACATTGGAACCTCATTTTACTGGTTGAAAGGTAGCCCGACCACAGAGGTGACTGGTAGAGTGTGTTCTAGGACTTCCTTCCAATTCATCGTCACACTGGCTCTtttctgaaagcttcctccattAAGAGGGTCAGAGCATGGGCTTCCCTTCCTTCTAGTgacagtttcattgattttgggGGATTTTGGCTGAGGGCAGTTAAGGCCTTGTGCCCGATGGGTAGGAGGAAATAAATTTCCAATGAAGTTGTATATTTCATTTCCCTTTGGGGTATTTGAGGGACTGGATGTTTGTGTAATGAAACCTTTCTCTGTATAACTTCATTTCATAGGACCTCGTGGGTCTCCACCAGCAGGTACTATTTCTGCTCGGATTCACTGTGGGGTGTCGGGACAGGTGAAAGAGGGAAGAGCTGGGGTGAGTGTACTGGGCACAATGGTCTCAGTTCAT
Coding sequences:
- the LOC106834623 gene encoding HLA class II histocompatibility antigen, DQ beta 2 chain isoform X1, with amino-acid sequence MSGKMAPQIPRGLWTAAMMAMLVVLSTPVAEGRDSPQDFVFQLKGQCYFTNGTERVRLVTRLIYNREEFVRFDSDVGEFQAVTELGRHIAKDWNGQKDVLEQKRAELDTVCRHNYQVEALTTLQRRVEPRVTISPSRTGVLNHHNLLVCSVTDFYPGQIKVRWFRNDQEERAGIVSTPLIRNGDWTFQILVMLEMTPQRGDVYTCHVEHPSPQSPITVEWRTHSESAQSKILCGIGSFVLGLIFLGLSLIIHHRSQKGPRGSPPAGTISARIHCGVSGQVKEGRAGKLKHVHGALQVSQTFSMMLVLLMDESSLSTALWSDTEERKFGSVLVKQVKFPLLKKIRMGAAMINKVAEN
- the LOC106834623 gene encoding HLA class II histocompatibility antigen, DQ beta 2 chain isoform X3 is translated as MSGKMAPQIPRGLWTAAMMAMLVVLSTPVAEGRDSPQDFVFQLKGQCYFTNGTERVRLVTRLIYNREEFVRFDSDVGEFQAVTELGRHIAKDWNGQKDVLEQKRAELDTVCRHNYQVEALTTLQRRVEPRVTISPSRTGVLNHHNLLVCSVTDFYPGQIKVRWFRNDQEERAGIVSTPLIRNGDWTFQILVMLEMTPQRGDVYTCHVEHPSPQSPITVEWRCDSQRPLVSGGIT
- the LOC106834623 gene encoding HLA class II histocompatibility antigen, DQ beta 1 chain isoform X2 encodes the protein MSGKMAPQIPRGLWTAAMMAMLVVLSTPVAEGRDSPQDFVFQLKGQCYFTNGTERVRLVTRLIYNREEFVRFDSDVGEFQAVTELGRHIAKDWNGQKDVLEQKRAELDTVCRHNYQVEALTTLQRRVEPRVTISPSRTGVLNHHNLLVCSVTDFYPGQIKVRWFRNDQEERAGIVSTPLIRNGDWTFQILVMLEMTPQRGDVYTCHVEHPSPQSPITVEWRTHSESAQSKILCGIGSFVLGLIFLGLSLIIHHRSQKGCDSQRPLVSGGIT